A portion of the Fusobacterium nucleatum genome contains these proteins:
- a CDS encoding MnmA/TRMU family protein, with product MEKIKALALFSGGLDSALAIKVVQEQGIEVIALNFVSHFFGGKNEKAESMAKQLGIRLEYIDFKKRHILVVEDPVYGRGKNMNPCIDCHSLMFKIAGELLEEYGASFVISGEVLGQRPMSQNSQALEKVKKLSGMEDLVLRPLSAKLLPPSKAEIEGWVDRKKLLDINGRSRQRQMELMEFYGLVEYPSPGGGCLLTDPGYSSRLKVLEDDGLLKDEHYWLFKLIKEARFFRFSQARYLFVGRNKESNDKIDEFRKEKNLDFYIQSSEVPGPHIIANTNLTDEEIEFAKKLFSRYSKVKGNEKVILNNSGNLEEVDVLDLEKLDEEIKKYQQL from the coding sequence ATGGAGAAAATTAAAGCTCTAGCTTTATTTTCTGGTGGTTTAGATAGTGCTTTGGCTATAAAAGTGGTACAAGAACAAGGCATAGAGGTTATCGCCTTGAATTTTGTATCACATTTTTTTGGTGGAAAAAATGAAAAAGCTGAAAGTATGGCAAAACAATTAGGAATTAGACTGGAATATATTGATTTCAAAAAAAGACATATTCTTGTAGTTGAAGACCCTGTTTATGGTAGAGGAAAAAATATGAATCCTTGTATAGATTGCCATTCACTTATGTTTAAAATTGCAGGAGAATTGTTAGAGGAATATGGTGCAAGTTTTGTTATATCAGGAGAAGTTTTAGGACAAAGACCTATGTCACAAAATTCACAAGCCTTGGAGAAAGTAAAAAAATTATCAGGTATGGAAGACTTAGTTTTAAGACCGTTATCAGCTAAACTTTTACCTCCTAGTAAGGCTGAAATTGAAGGTTGGGTTGATAGAAAAAAACTTTTAGATATAAATGGTCGTTCAAGACAAAGACAAATGGAATTAATGGAATTTTATGGACTTGTTGAATATCCTAGCCCAGGTGGAGGTTGCTTACTTACTGACCCAGGATATTCAAGTAGACTTAAAGTTTTAGAAGATGATGGACTTCTTAAAGATGAACATTATTGGCTTTTTAAACTTATAAAGGAAGCTAGATTTTTCAGATTTTCACAAGCAAGATATTTATTTGTTGGTAGAAATAAAGAATCTAATGATAAAATTGATGAGTTTAGAAAAGAAAAGAATTTAGATTTCTATATACAGAGTTCAGAAGTTCCGGGACCTCATATAATTGCAAATACAAATTTGACTGATGAAGAAATAGAATTTGCCAAAAAACTATTTTCAAGATATTCTAAGGTTAAAGGAAACGAAAAAGTTATTTTAAATAATTCTGGAAACTTAGAAGAAGTTGATGTCCTTGATTTAGAAAAATTAGATGAGGAAATAAAAAAATATCAACAGTTATAA
- a CDS encoding DNA-processing protein DprA produces the protein MYSKEELLIFSFINSNYDISIQNLTYKIFNFSNKESINFFKLNRIEKIEFLKSFFSENNMEKILNIFDRINLYKIEIEKIIKNCEEKNIKIFYYSYENYPKNLIGIKESPYVIFVKGNLPSNEELEKSFAIVGTRKPSKEGIDFARDIGQYLSQNSIYNISGLALGIDTEGHNMSLQKTGAILGQGLDLAIYPRENIKLAEKILENKGFLLSELIPQTEVSLFSLIKRDRLQSALTSGIVIAETGIKGGTVNTFKYAREQKKKIFISDINKEFIEKYRKDLIVIKNSLDFEKKLKNNLEQKNLF, from the coding sequence ATGTATAGCAAAGAAGAACTTTTAATTTTTTCATTTATAAACTCAAACTATGATATAAGCATACAAAACTTAACTTACAAAATTTTTAATTTTTCAAATAAAGAAAGTATAAATTTTTTTAAATTGAATAGAATAGAAAAAATTGAATTCTTAAAATCTTTTTTTAGTGAAAATAATATGGAAAAAATTTTAAATATTTTTGATAGAATAAATTTATACAAAATTGAAATAGAAAAAATAATTAAAAATTGTGAAGAAAAAAATATTAAAATCTTTTATTACTCTTATGAAAACTATCCTAAAAATCTAATAGGTATAAAAGAAAGTCCTTATGTAATTTTTGTAAAAGGAAATTTACCTTCAAATGAAGAATTAGAAAAATCTTTTGCAATAGTTGGAACTAGAAAACCAAGTAAAGAAGGAATAGATTTTGCCAGAGATATAGGACAATATTTATCTCAAAATAGTATTTACAATATTAGTGGCTTAGCCTTAGGGATAGATACAGAAGGACATAATATGTCGCTACAAAAAACAGGAGCAATCTTAGGACAAGGTTTAGATTTAGCAATTTATCCAAGAGAAAATATTAAATTAGCAGAAAAGATTTTAGAAAATAAAGGTTTCTTATTATCTGAATTAATACCTCAAACAGAGGTTTCTTTATTTTCATTGATTAAAAGAGATAGATTACAATCAGCTTTAACTTCTGGAATTGTGATAGCAGAAACAGGTATAAAAGGTGGGACAGTAAATACTTTTAAATATGCAAGAGAACAGAAAAAGAAAATATTTATATCTGACATAAATAAAGAGTTCATAGAAAAATATAGAAAAGATTTAATTGTTATAAAAAATAGTTTAGATTTTGAAAAGAAATTAAAAAATAATTTAGAGCAAAAAAATCTTTTTTAG
- a CDS encoding cell division protein SepF — protein MGLLKDIKELVGINTGDDEEDIEEMEQEQTSKALSKRQKMEAEEVDEFRYEDYSTIFIDPKQFEDCKKIATYIEKEKMITINLENIGPNVAQRIMDFLAGAMEIKNASFAQIAKHVYTIVPENMKVYYEGKKREKKLIDLEKGERFNGEN, from the coding sequence ATGGGACTTTTAAAAGACATAAAAGAATTGGTTGGTATTAATACTGGTGATGATGAGGAAGATATAGAAGAAATGGAACAAGAACAAACTTCAAAAGCACTTTCAAAAAGGCAAAAAATGGAAGCAGAAGAAGTTGATGAGTTTAGATATGAAGATTACAGTACAATTTTTATTGACCCAAAACAATTTGAAGATTGTAAAAAAATTGCTACTTATATAGAAAAAGAAAAAATGATTACAATTAACTTAGAAAATATTGGACCAAATGTAGCTCAAAGAATAATGGACTTCTTAGCAGGTGCTATGGAAATTAAAAATGCAAGTTTTGCACAAATAGCAAAACATGTATATACAATAGTTCCTGAAAATATGAAAGTTTATTATGAAGGAAAAAAAAGAGAAAAGAAACTTATTGATTTAGAAAAAGGTGAAAGATTCAATGGAGAAAATTAA
- the hemW gene encoding radical SAM family heme chaperone HemW: protein MLKIYNTYIHIPFCERKCNYCDFTSLKGTDSQIEKYINYLLKEIEIYSKEYDLSEKQDTIYFGGGTPSLLPINSLEKILSKFSYDKNTEITIEVNPKTVDTNKLKEYRKLGINRLSIGIQTFNDDNLKVLGRIHSSQEAIEVYNLARECGFDNISLDIMFSLPYQTLSMLQNDLEKLVSLNPNHISIYSLIWEEGTKFFRDLKSGKLKETDNDLEASMYEYIIEFLKSKDYIHYEISNFSKKDFESRHNSTYWENKKYLGVGLSAAGYLNNVRYKNFFNLKDYYNNLDRNILPIDEKEILTEEDIEQYRYLVGFRLLNKIIIPSEKYLEKCMSLCKEGYLLEKENGYILSHKGLMLFNDFISNFL, encoded by the coding sequence ATGCTGAAAATCTATAATACATATATACATATTCCTTTTTGTGAAAGAAAATGTAACTATTGTGATTTCACTTCATTAAAAGGGACTGATAGTCAGATTGAAAAATATATAAATTATCTTTTAAAAGAAATAGAAATTTACAGTAAAGAATATGATTTATCAGAGAAACAAGATACAATATACTTTGGTGGAGGGACTCCTTCCCTCCTACCAATAAATAGTTTAGAAAAAATTTTATCTAAGTTTTCTTATGATAAAAACACCGAAATTACTATTGAAGTCAATCCTAAAACAGTTGATACTAATAAATTGAAAGAATATAGAAAATTGGGAATTAATAGATTAAGTATAGGAATACAAACTTTTAATGATGATAATTTAAAAGTTCTAGGGAGAATACATAGTTCACAAGAAGCTATTGAAGTATATAATTTAGCTAGGGAATGTGGATTTGATAATATCAGTTTAGATATTATGTTTTCTTTACCCTATCAAACTTTATCTATGCTTCAAAATGATTTAGAAAAGTTAGTTAGTTTAAATCCTAATCATATATCAATTTATTCTTTAATTTGGGAAGAAGGAACTAAGTTTTTTAGAGATTTAAAATCTGGAAAACTGAAAGAAACTGATAATGATTTAGAAGCCAGTATGTATGAATATATAATTGAATTTTTAAAGTCAAAAGACTATATTCATTATGAAATTTCAAATTTTTCTAAAAAAGACTTTGAATCAAGACATAACTCTACATATTGGGAGAATAAAAAATATTTAGGTGTAGGTCTATCAGCTGCTGGATATTTAAATAATGTTAGGTATAAGAATTTTTTTAATTTAAAAGATTATTATAATAATTTAGATAGAAATATTTTACCTATTGATGAGAAGGAAATTCTTACAGAAGAAGATATTGAACAATATAGATATTTAGTTGGTTTTAGACTTTTAAATAAGATTATTATTCCTAGTGAAAAATATTTAGAAAAATGTATGTCCTTATGTAAAGAAGGATATTTATTAGAAAAAGAAAATGGATATATTTTAAGCCATAAAGGGTTAATGTTATTTAATGATTTTATTTCAAATTTTTTGTAA
- a CDS encoding vWA domain-containing protein — protein MKNTKKFTILLLILASLFLIACRKDEKKDDTENKTGDKVEANVSTNLSEEELQIAKGVNGDLPDPVYTYEAIVDEAGGLYQSPQPNEDNYVKKHDIWTEDVQKELKTIKPALDENASEEEIQHLFNQFLYIVGYDYTPFETIDRFSYVIFKNDMENPFTHEKIEENMNVNVEIVLDASGSMVKKIGDKTMMEIAKESIKKVLSEMPANAKVGIRVFGHKGDNTASKKDESCGANELIYPIGDLNVEGIEKALEPIQPTGWTSIAKSIEYGVEDLKALDGEKTLNILYIITDGIETCGGNPVEIAKQLKGENTNIVLGIIGFNVDANQNRLLKQIADAAGGYYSSVNDANKLTGELYRINELAFSDYKWEVLNDNLITRVKGMHNEILIFNKAAYGSKGITEKVDLSTAILYGGISSSNDPKFAGLYKIYGKVDKRLKELSEERKNKIDAIFEEEYNKRKKESEEYIAYLESRKGEMVAYVPSTSRVSPRSAYYTGTSNKGGTREDAKKDAEKIKAEKEAAKQ, from the coding sequence ATGAAAAACACAAAAAAATTTACTATATTACTACTTATCTTAGCTAGTTTGTTTTTAATAGCTTGTAGGAAAGATGAAAAAAAAGATGATACAGAAAATAAAACAGGAGATAAAGTAGAAGCAAATGTTTCCACTAATCTTTCAGAAGAAGAGTTACAAATAGCAAAAGGTGTGAATGGTGACTTACCAGATCCTGTTTATACTTATGAAGCAATAGTTGATGAAGCAGGAGGATTATACCAATCACCTCAACCAAATGAAGATAATTATGTAAAAAAACATGATATATGGACAGAAGATGTTCAAAAAGAGTTAAAAACAATAAAACCAGCATTAGATGAAAATGCTTCTGAGGAGGAAATTCAACATTTATTTAATCAATTTTTATATATTGTAGGTTATGACTATACACCATTTGAAACAATAGATAGATTTTCTTATGTAATTTTTAAGAATGATATGGAAAATCCGTTTACTCATGAAAAAATTGAAGAAAATATGAATGTCAATGTAGAAATAGTCTTAGATGCCTCAGGTTCAATGGTAAAGAAAATTGGAGATAAAACAATGATGGAAATTGCAAAAGAATCTATCAAAAAAGTTTTATCGGAAATGCCAGCTAATGCAAAAGTAGGAATAAGAGTGTTTGGGCATAAAGGAGATAATACAGCTTCTAAAAAAGATGAGTCATGTGGAGCAAATGAATTAATTTATCCTATTGGAGATTTGAATGTAGAAGGAATAGAAAAAGCCTTAGAACCAATACAACCAACAGGATGGACTTCTATTGCAAAATCAATTGAATATGGAGTAGAAGATTTAAAAGCCTTAGATGGAGAAAAAACACTGAATATTTTATATATAATTACAGATGGAATAGAAACTTGTGGTGGAAATCCAGTTGAAATAGCAAAACAATTAAAAGGAGAAAATACAAATATTGTTTTAGGAATAATTGGTTTTAATGTGGATGCAAACCAAAATAGATTACTAAAACAAATTGCTGACGCAGCAGGAGGTTACTATTCATCAGTAAATGATGCAAATAAACTTACAGGAGAATTATATAGAATAAATGAACTTGCTTTCTCAGATTATAAATGGGAAGTCTTAAATGATAATTTGATAACTAGGGTTAAAGGAATGCATAATGAAATTCTTATATTTAATAAAGCAGCTTATGGAAGCAAAGGAATCACAGAAAAAGTAGATTTATCAACTGCTATTTTATATGGAGGTATATCTTCAAGTAATGATCCTAAATTTGCTGGATTATATAAAATATATGGAAAAGTAGATAAAAGACTTAAAGAATTAAGCGAAGAGAGAAAAAATAAAATAGATGCTATATTTGAAGAAGAATATAATAAAAGAAAAAAAGAATCTGAAGAATATATTGCTTATTTAGAAAGTAGAAAAGGTGAAATGGTTGCCTATGTGCCATCAACAAGTAGAGTAAGTCCTCGTAGTGCATATTACACAGGAACATCTAATAAGGGTGGTACAAGAGAAGATGCTAAAAAAGATGCTGAAAAAATAAAAGCAGAAAAAGAGGCAGCTAAACAATAG
- the recQ gene encoding DNA helicase RecQ, producing the protein MKAEALKILKEYYGYDNFREGQEKIIDAILEKRNVLGIMTTGAGKSICYQIPALIFEGLTIIISPLISLMKDQVDSLRLIGIEASYLNSALTSDEYNKILFRIKRGKIKLLYISPERLENKFFLNFIKTVKISMVVVDEAHCVSQWGENFRRSYLRIADFVKYLSGETQIQTLAFTATATPKIKVDIIEKLNIINPFIYIDYFNRDNIYFKVVDNSGLDKDLDIDSKPFIIDYLRKHKGKSGIIYCSTRKNVDDIYSYLVGFDRSVTKYHGGMSKEEREKNQKLFLDDDIEIMVATNAFGMGINKSNIRYVIHANIPADLESYYQEAGRAGRDGGSAEAILIYNEKDRDIQRYLMEKEAEGKTDRNYLNKRLKNFNKMIEYAELKTCYREYILKYFGEKMIRNYCGYCENCKKEKNIKDFSLEAKKIISGVGRAKESLGISTLANMLMGKADTKMLNKGLDKISTFGIMKEDKQEWIESFINYMISEKYLIQSAGSFPVLKLGEKYKDILNGNIKVIRKEDEKIDFDYYENDLFKELNSLRKEISKQENIAPYIIFSDMTLIEMAEKKPRNRWDMLKIKGIGNQKFKSYGEKFLERIINYCMEERI; encoded by the coding sequence TTGAAAGCAGAAGCACTCAAAATTTTAAAAGAATATTATGGTTATGACAATTTTAGAGAAGGGCAAGAGAAAATAATAGATGCTATCTTAGAGAAAAGAAATGTTTTAGGGATAATGACAACAGGAGCAGGAAAATCTATTTGTTATCAAATACCTGCACTAATCTTTGAAGGATTAACTATAATAATTTCTCCTTTAATATCTTTAATGAAAGACCAAGTGGACAGTTTAAGATTAATTGGAATAGAGGCAAGTTACTTAAATTCAGCCTTAACAAGTGATGAATATAATAAAATTCTTTTTAGAATAAAAAGAGGGAAGATAAAGTTATTGTATATCTCACCTGAAAGATTGGAAAATAAATTTTTCTTAAACTTTATAAAAACTGTAAAAATTTCTATGGTAGTAGTTGATGAGGCACATTGTGTATCTCAATGGGGGGAAAATTTTAGAAGAAGTTATCTAAGGATAGCGGATTTTGTAAAATATTTAAGTGGAGAAACTCAAATTCAAACTTTGGCTTTTACTGCTACTGCAACTCCCAAAATTAAAGTGGATATAATAGAAAAATTAAATATAATAAATCCATTTATTTATATAGATTACTTCAACAGAGATAATATCTATTTCAAAGTAGTTGATAATAGTGGACTTGATAAAGATTTAGATATAGACTCTAAGCCTTTTATAATAGATTATTTAAGAAAACATAAAGGGAAATCAGGAATAATTTATTGTTCAACTAGAAAAAATGTAGATGATATTTATAGCTATTTAGTAGGATTTGATAGAAGTGTTACGAAATATCATGGTGGAATGTCTAAGGAAGAAAGAGAAAAAAATCAAAAATTGTTCTTAGATGATGATATTGAAATAATGGTGGCAACTAATGCTTTTGGTATGGGGATAAATAAATCTAATATAAGATATGTAATACATGCAAATATCCCAGCTGATTTAGAAAGTTATTATCAAGAAGCAGGTAGAGCTGGAAGAGATGGTGGATCTGCTGAGGCTATCCTTATATACAATGAGAAAGATAGGGATATCCAAAGATATTTAATGGAGAAAGAAGCAGAGGGAAAAACAGATAGAAATTACCTCAATAAAAGATTGAAAAATTTTAATAAAATGATAGAATATGCAGAGTTAAAGACTTGTTACAGAGAATATATCTTAAAGTATTTTGGTGAAAAAATGATAAGAAATTATTGTGGATATTGTGAGAATTGCAAAAAAGAAAAGAATATCAAAGATTTTTCACTGGAAGCAAAGAAAATTATTTCGGGTGTGGGTAGAGCAAAGGAAAGTTTAGGTATATCCACATTGGCTAATATGCTTATGGGAAAAGCAGACACAAAAATGTTAAATAAAGGGCTTGACAAAATTTCTACATTTGGGATAATGAAAGAAGATAAGCAAGAGTGGATAGAAAGCTTTATAAATTACATGATTTCTGAAAAATATTTAATACAGAGTGCAGGAAGTTTTCCAGTTCTAAAACTTGGTGAGAAGTATAAAGATATTTTAAATGGAAATATAAAAGTAATAAGAAAAGAAGATGAAAAAATTGACTTTGATTATTATGAAAATGATTTATTTAAAGAATTAAATTCTCTTAGAAAAGAGATTTCAAAGCAAGAAAATATTGCACCTTATATTATTTTTTCTGATATGACTCTTATAGAGATGGCAGAGAAAAAACCAAGAAATAGGTGGGATATGTTAAAAATAAAGGGTATTGGCAATCAAAAATTTAAAAGTTATGGGGAAAAGTTTTTAGAAAGAATTATTAACTATTGTATGGAGGAGAGAATATGA
- a CDS encoding DUF4297 domain-containing protein — MDRSQYYMNLPKDLSGSITKNRFRLELLWGISKVIDIHKEGKDYTIIFDFKCDIEIHRDNELFFYQIKTKKTGSYNEKDLCNKKNKEKNSILGKLYALYSPEHDIKLAIVCNKQLKIKRKDIDFSEQCFAKLDQGIIDYIKKELCKELNLKTINLNNVFYIFDNMDLLNPENAIRGKLIKSFEEIEGEEPQNPNALYRLVYDTVKDKASYELDLDKYENVIKEKGITRVEFEKILNAHKKDSKNGINETKEYINKLPLNKSRKYNMALGNLFAIKKTKLLESLKIKIYKYIEEHENDFVNIDKSIFLLSKQFDREFSKEFTNEMKIVQYILIYHIYASGGEL, encoded by the coding sequence ATGGATAGAAGTCAATATTATATGAATTTGCCTAAAGATTTATCAGGAAGTATAACAAAAAATCGTTTTAGATTGGAGTTACTTTGGGGGATTAGTAAAGTAATAGATATACATAAAGAGGGGAAAGATTATACAATTATTTTTGATTTTAAATGTGATATAGAAATACATAGAGATAATGAATTATTCTTTTATCAAATTAAAACAAAAAAGACAGGTTCTTATAATGAAAAGGATTTGTGCAATAAGAAAAATAAAGAAAAAAATTCTATTTTAGGAAAATTATATGCACTCTATTCCCCTGAACATGATATAAAATTAGCAATTGTTTGCAATAAGCAGCTTAAAATTAAAAGAAAAGATATAGATTTTTCTGAACAGTGTTTTGCTAAATTAGATCAAGGAATAATAGATTATATAAAAAAAGAATTATGTAAAGAGCTTAATTTAAAAACAATAAACTTAAATAATGTTTTTTATATTTTTGATAATATGGATTTATTAAATCCTGAAAATGCAATTAGAGGGAAATTAATTAAATCTTTTGAAGAAATTGAAGGTGAAGAACCACAAAATCCTAATGCATTATATAGGTTAGTTTATGATACTGTTAAAGATAAAGCTTCTTATGAATTAGATTTAGATAAATATGAAAATGTTATAAAAGAAAAAGGAATTACAAGAGTAGAATTTGAGAAGATTTTGAATGCACATAAAAAAGATTCAAAAAATGGTATAAACGAAACTAAAGAATATATAAATAAATTACCCCTTAATAAAAGTCGAAAATATAATATGGCATTAGGAAATTTATTTGCAATAAAAAAAACAAAACTTTTAGAATCATTAAAAATAAAAATTTATAAATATATAGAAGAACATGAAAATGATTTCGTTAATATAGATAAAAGTATTTTCCTGTTATCCAAACAATTTGATAGAGAATTTAGCAAAGAATTTACTAATGAAATGAAAATAGTTCAATATATATTGATTTATCATATATATGCATCTGGGGGAGAATTATAA
- a CDS encoding YggS family pyridoxal phosphate-dependent enzyme — MSIKTNVEEILEDIKKYSPYPEKVKLVAVTKYSSVEDIEKFLETGQNICGENKVQVIKDKIEYFKEKNKKIKWHFIGNLQKNKVKYIIDDVDLIHSVNKLSLAQEINKKAEQSSKIMDVLLEINVYGEESKQGYSLDELKCDIIELQNLKNLNIIGVMTMAPFTDDEKILRMVFSELRKIKDELNKEYFNNNLTELSMGMSNDYKIALQEGSTFIRVGTKIFK, encoded by the coding sequence ATGAGTATAAAAACAAATGTTGAAGAAATTTTAGAAGATATTAAAAAATATTCTCCTTATCCAGAAAAAGTGAAACTTGTTGCTGTTACAAAATATTCATCTGTTGAAGATATTGAAAAATTTTTAGAAACAGGACAAAATATTTGTGGAGAAAATAAAGTTCAAGTTATAAAAGATAAGATAGAGTATTTTAAAGAAAAAAATAAAAAAATTAAATGGCATTTTATTGGAAATCTTCAAAAAAATAAAGTCAAATATATTATAGATGATGTGGATTTAATTCACTCTGTTAATAAATTGAGTTTAGCACAAGAAATAAATAAAAAAGCAGAGCAATCCTCAAAAATTATGGATGTTCTATTAGAAATAAATGTCTATGGTGAAGAAAGTAAACAAGGCTATTCACTAGATGAGCTAAAATGTGATATAATAGAATTGCAAAATTTAAAAAATTTGAATATAATAGGGGTAATGACTATGGCTCCTTTTACAGATGATGAAAAGATATTGAGAATGGTTTTTTCTGAACTTAGGAAGATTAAAGATGAATTGAACAAAGAATATTTTAATAATAATCTTACTGAGCTTTCAATGGGAATGTCTAATGATTATAAGATAGCTTTACAAGAAGGAAGCACTTTTATAAGAGTTGGAACAAAAATTTTTAAATAA
- a CDS encoding DUF4253 domain-containing protein, producing MSNIEEFKKLYNFEFEEIKAKDYKEIEKKYLASYKEGKEKGFTPVFLVLDDVLLEKFELDMEDENTDNIMDIVKSNLEKYKDINAVEFLKNFQEENTEDYFTKKNYKYDNRKKYNLELLSTLFNSSKKNKSDVVLVKVSTKNPYEVLGYFGMGGYNDCPLPAEQVAVAKYWYEKYGAVPAVITYDEIEFYVEKPVQTLEEAKKLAVEHYAFCYDIVEQCYGTFEKLVDGLYKNIQWYFWWD from the coding sequence ATGTCAAATATAGAAGAATTTAAAAAATTATATAACTTTGAATTTGAAGAGATAAAAGCTAAGGATTATAAAGAGATTGAAAAGAAATATCTTGCTTCATATAAGGAAGGAAAAGAAAAAGGTTTTACTCCTGTATTTTTAGTTCTTGATGATGTCTTGTTAGAAAAATTTGAATTGGATATGGAAGATGAAAATACTGATAATATAATGGATATAGTCAAATCAAATCTTGAAAAATATAAAGATATTAATGCAGTTGAGTTTTTAAAAAATTTTCAAGAAGAAAATACAGAAGATTATTTTACGAAAAAAAATTACAAATATGATAATAGGAAAAAGTACAATTTAGAGCTACTTTCAACTTTATTTAATTCAAGTAAAAAAAATAAATCTGATGTTGTTTTAGTGAAAGTTTCTACAAAAAATCCTTATGAGGTTTTAGGATATTTTGGAATGGGTGGCTATAATGATTGTCCTCTTCCAGCAGAACAAGTTGCAGTTGCTAAATATTGGTATGAAAAATATGGAGCAGTGCCAGCAGTTATAACTTATGATGAAATAGAATTTTATGTTGAAAAGCCTGTTCAAACTTTGGAGGAAGCTAAAAAGTTAGCAGTTGAACATTATGCTTTTTGCTATGATATAGTTGAACAATGTTATGGAACATTTGAAAAATTAGTAGACGGTCTATATAAAAATATACAATGGTATTTTTGGTGGGATTAA